The following coding sequences are from one Triticum aestivum cultivar Chinese Spring chromosome 5A, IWGSC CS RefSeq v2.1, whole genome shotgun sequence window:
- the LOC123108488 gene encoding protein SMAX1-LIKE 3-like, which produces MRVTGGQALGEEAAGVVRLAASLAAQRGHTQVTPLHIVSAMLSDPAPAPLGILRAACVRSQSHPMQDNVLDLCLDLALARLAVTRHVHGGDPAPSNAYVAALRRAEARPRSRGEDKVDLKQLVVSVLDDPSVDRVLRAAGFSSSQVRASVESVAASSEQSSRTGRDVVVPSFPNPVPHMIRAGGGKPSLHTVQDGSECPASKAKSGAERPLIFTSIQLDKTTASIPPWLRAYKHETGIRLTYNGTSLEANAARRRPKFTELSATNLKIFCDVLELRVPWHGCIVPGISSTVLRCRSGVARKRAGDRPSGLPSWTTATWLLFLGRDAGSKMVVARELARLVFGSYTEFTVLRVQGDADIPARSGKLALKRQRSPDNGNGGDLGARLFKAVGENPHRVIWIDGVDRLDRDSETHIKNAVAGGGMVRGCNGDVVGLEDAIVVLSASDVLESKYVAPSSSPRVKRHFCGQNREEGDTALMEARSRRRHGWDLNVCAVDEEEEDEDSLAYDEGIMNAVDGVFLFN; this is translated from the exons ATGCGGGTCACCGGCGGGCAGGCtctgggggaggaggcggccggcgtgGTGCGGCTGGCGGCGAGCCTTGCGGCGCAGCGTGGGCACACGCAGGTCACCCCGCTCCACATCGTCAGCGCAATGCTCTCCGACCCGGCCCCGGCACCTCTAGGCATCCTCCGCGCCGCCTGTGTGAGGTCCCAGTCCCACCCCATGCAGGACAATGTGCTCGACCTCTGCCTGGACCTCGCGCTCGCCCGCCTCGCCGTGACCCGCCATGTCCACGGTGGCGACCCGGCGCCGTCGAACGCGTACGTGGCCGCACTGAGGCGGGCGGAGGCACGCCCGCGCAGCAGGGGCGAGGACAAGGTGGACCTCAAGCAGCTCGTCGTCTCGGTCCTCGACGACCCCAGCGTCGACCGCGTCTTGCGCGCGGCGGGTTTCTCAAGCTCCCAGGTCAGGGCCAGCGTCGAGAGCGTCGCCGCTTCGTCGGAGCAATCAAGCAGGACAGGTCGCGACGTCGTCGTCCCGAGTTTTCCAAATCCAGTTCCCCACATGATTAGGGCTGGAGGAGGAAAACCATCTCTCCATACCGTCCAGGACGGAAG TGAGTGTCCAGCTAGCAAAGCAAAGTCAGGAGCAGAGCGACCACTAATCTTTACCAGCATCCAGCTAGACAAAACGACGGCGAGCATTCCTCCGTGGCTCCGCGCCTACAAACATGAAACTGGCATCAGATTAACCTACAACGGCACCAGTCTTGAAGCAAAC GCTGCTCGTCGCCGGCCGAAGTTCACGGAGCTCAGCGCAACAAATCTGAAGATCTTCTGTGACGTGCTCGAGCTGCGCGTTCCGTGGCATGGGTGCATCGTCCCCGGCATATCGAGCACGGTGCTCCGGTGCCGATCTGGTGTGGCGAGGAAGAGGGCAGGGGATAGGCCTTCTGGTTTGCCGTCGTGGACGACAGCGACCTGGCTGCTCTTTCTAGGAAGGGACGCTGGTAGCAAGATGGTTGTTGCTCGGGAGCTCGCGAGGCTCGTCTTCGGCTCATACACTGAGTTCACCGTCCTGCGGGTGCAGGGTGACGCCGATATTCCCGCACGCAGCGGCAAGCTCGCCCTCAAGAGGCAGCGATCCCCGGACAACGGCAATGGTGGCGACCTCGGGGCGAGGCTGTTCAAAGCTGTCGGCGAGAACCCTCACCGCGTTATATGGATCGACGGCGTCGACCGACTGGACCGCGACTCGGAGACACACATCAAGAACGCCGTCGCTGGGGGAGGAATGGTGAGGGGATGCAACGGGGACGTGGTGGGCCTGGAGGATGCCATCGTAGTGCTGAGCGCCTCTGACGTCTTGGAGTCGAAGTACGTGGCTCCATCTTCCTCCCCGAGGGTCAAGCGACACTTTTGCGGACAGAACCGTGAGGAAGGTGACACCGCGTTGATGGAAGCGAGGTCTCGTCGTCGGCATGGCTGGGATTTGAACGTTTGTGCggtggacgaggaagaggaggacgaagaCAGTTTGGCTTATGACGAGGGAATCATGAACGCCGTGGATGGTGTTTTCCTTTTCAACTAG